In Marinomonas posidonica IVIA-Po-181, a single window of DNA contains:
- the ftsA gene encoding cell division protein FtsA, translating to MIVGLDVGTSKVICLVGEVLADGSLEIVGIGSHSAKGMKRGVVINIESTVQSIQRAVEEAELMAGCNIHSVYVSVAGSHIRSLNSHGIVAVKNGEVQTEDIERVIDAAQAVPISSDQRVLHILPQEYHIDSQEGIKDPLGMSGVRLEANVHLITGAVNAVMNVEKCIKRCGLGVDGVILSQLASSDSSLSEDEKDLGVCLIDIGAGTSDIAVWIDGALHHTAVVPVAGDQVTNDISMALRTPTQHAEEIKVKYACAMSSMASTDQVLQVPSVGDRQPRSITRHALTEVVEARYEEIYNLILDELRRSGYAERIPAGIVITGGTSLMEGAADLAEKVFQMPVRLSVPDCTKGMSDIVDNPIYSTSVGLLAYGSKEADVAEIAKGMMSKTQTKREASILAPKNEIKSSFSATKAWQKLKHWFQSYI from the coding sequence ATGATAGTCGGTCTAGATGTAGGCACATCGAAAGTTATCTGTTTAGTTGGTGAAGTGCTGGCTGATGGTAGTTTAGAAATTGTCGGTATTGGCTCTCATAGTGCTAAAGGAATGAAGCGTGGCGTTGTTATTAATATAGAGTCAACGGTTCAGTCCATTCAGCGAGCGGTTGAAGAAGCGGAGCTGATGGCTGGTTGTAATATACATTCGGTTTACGTCAGTGTGGCAGGCAGCCACATCCGAAGTCTTAATTCTCACGGCATTGTTGCCGTGAAGAATGGAGAGGTTCAAACGGAAGATATTGAACGTGTGATAGATGCGGCTCAAGCCGTGCCTATTTCATCCGACCAACGAGTGCTGCATATTCTGCCTCAGGAATATCATATTGACTCGCAAGAGGGGATTAAAGATCCGCTTGGTATGTCAGGTGTTAGATTAGAGGCCAATGTTCATTTGATTACTGGTGCGGTTAACGCAGTAATGAATGTTGAAAAATGCATTAAGCGATGTGGTTTGGGCGTAGATGGTGTCATCTTATCTCAGTTGGCGTCCAGTGATTCGTCATTGAGTGAAGATGAAAAAGATTTAGGTGTTTGCCTGATTGATATCGGTGCCGGTACTTCAGACATTGCAGTTTGGATCGATGGTGCCCTGCATCATACCGCTGTGGTGCCTGTGGCAGGAGATCAAGTGACCAATGATATTTCAATGGCCTTGAGAACTCCGACACAGCATGCTGAAGAGATTAAGGTGAAATACGCTTGTGCTATGTCTTCTATGGCGTCTACCGATCAAGTGTTGCAGGTGCCCAGTGTTGGGGATCGTCAGCCAAGATCAATAACACGTCATGCTTTAACAGAAGTGGTAGAAGCAAGGTATGAAGAAATTTACAATTTAATTCTGGATGAATTAAGACGCAGTGGTTATGCCGAGCGCATCCCTGCAGGTATTGTTATTACTGGTGGTACGTCGCTCATGGAAGGTGCAGCAGACTTGGCGGAGAAGGTTTTTCAGATGCCAGTACGGTTGTCTGTACCAGATTGTACTAAAGGAATGTCAGATATTGTCGATAACCCGATATATTCAACCAGCGTTGGATTGTTGGCTTATGGTAGTAAAGAGGCTGATGTAGCCGAAATCGCTAAAGGGATGATGTCTAAGACGCAAACTAAACGTGAAGCATCAATTTTGGCTCCGAAGAATGAAATCAAGTCATCTTTCAGTGCAACGAAAGCTTGGCAGAAGTTGAAGCATTGGTTTCAAAGTTACATCTAA
- the ftsZ gene encoding cell division protein FtsZ, giving the protein MNVFDMAEDSLTDNAVIKVVGVGGGGGNAVRHMLENQLEGVEFICANTDSKALVGFDTGISLQLGSTITKGLGAGANPEVGRDSALEDQERITQLLTGADMVFITAGMGGGTGTGAAPVIAKVARELGILTVAVVTKPFPFEGRRRARVAEEGVKELRENVDSLITVPNERLLPVLGKNISLLKAFGEANNVLFNAVQGITDLIMRPGLINVDFADVRTVMSEMGMAMMGTGSALGEDRARVAAEAAIHNPLLEDINLKGARGVLVNITANEEVGLSEFTEVGGIIEEYASEDATVVIGCAIDPSVGDEMRVTVVATGLEGRKAVEMKSAVGESVVSQPVMTKAEPVIEKEVVTPQETVQPVSTPSPSVKVETVEKSLDESNESSDSNSNSGSDKLSYLDIPAFLRRQAD; this is encoded by the coding sequence ATGAATGTCTTTGATATGGCCGAAGATAGTTTGACCGACAATGCAGTGATTAAAGTTGTTGGTGTAGGCGGTGGTGGCGGTAATGCTGTTCGTCACATGCTTGAAAATCAATTGGAAGGTGTTGAGTTTATTTGTGCTAACACTGACTCTAAAGCCCTAGTCGGGTTTGATACAGGAATTTCATTGCAGCTTGGCTCAACCATTACTAAAGGTTTGGGTGCAGGGGCAAATCCAGAAGTAGGGCGTGACTCTGCTTTGGAAGATCAAGAGCGAATTACTCAGTTACTGACTGGCGCGGATATGGTGTTTATTACCGCTGGTATGGGAGGCGGTACAGGTACTGGTGCAGCCCCGGTTATTGCTAAAGTTGCGCGTGAGTTAGGCATCCTAACAGTCGCTGTTGTGACTAAGCCGTTTCCATTCGAAGGCCGCCGTCGAGCAAGAGTAGCTGAAGAAGGTGTTAAAGAATTGCGAGAAAATGTCGATTCATTAATTACAGTGCCGAACGAACGTTTGTTGCCCGTATTAGGAAAGAACATTTCTCTGCTAAAAGCGTTTGGCGAAGCCAACAATGTTTTGTTTAACGCCGTGCAAGGTATTACAGACCTCATTATGCGTCCTGGTCTTATCAACGTCGACTTTGCTGACGTAAGAACTGTGATGTCAGAAATGGGTATGGCGATGATGGGGACAGGTTCAGCTTTAGGTGAAGATCGAGCGAGAGTTGCGGCTGAGGCGGCAATACACAATCCATTATTGGAAGACATCAACTTAAAAGGTGCGCGTGGCGTGCTGGTAAACATTACGGCAAACGAAGAAGTCGGTTTGTCAGAGTTTACCGAGGTGGGTGGCATCATTGAAGAATATGCATCGGAAGATGCAACTGTTGTAATTGGCTGTGCGATTGACCCGAGTGTGGGTGATGAGATGCGAGTTACAGTAGTGGCTACTGGTTTAGAGGGTCGAAAGGCAGTTGAAATGAAGTCTGCTGTTGGCGAATCTGTTGTCTCTCAACCAGTTATGACTAAGGCTGAGCCGGTTATTGAGAAAGAAGTGGTAACACCTCAAGAAACGGTTCAACCAGTGTCAACGCCTTCACCAAGTGTGAAGGTGGAAACGGTAGAGAAAAGCCTAGATGAGTCTAATGAGTCTTCGGATTCAAATTCGAATTCAGGTAGCGATAAATTATCGTATTTGGACATTCCTGCATTTTTGCGTCGTCAAGCTGACTAG
- the lpxC gene encoding UDP-3-O-acyl-N-acetylglucosamine deacetylase produces the protein MVRQHTLKNIIRATGVGLHSGEKVYLTLKPAPVNTGIVFVRTDLDPVVEIHGDARLVGSTNFATALSQNGVEVSTVEHLLSAMAGLGVDNAYVEVSASEIPLMDGSASPFVFLLQSAGLEAQNAPKKFIRVKKPIRIEDGDKYASLEPHTGFRLSFKIDFEHPAIGEDVQTTTLDFSTTTFVKEISRARTFGFMKDIEYFKTNNLARGANMENAIVLDDYRVLNEEGLRYRDELVRHKILDAIGDLYLLGHSLIGEYKAYKSGHGLNNKLLLALLEQPEAWEYVVFEDEAQENPVSYVEPAFVGA, from the coding sequence ATGGTACGCCAACACACACTTAAGAACATTATTCGAGCAACTGGCGTTGGTCTGCACTCTGGCGAGAAAGTGTATTTGACACTGAAACCTGCCCCTGTAAATACCGGCATCGTATTTGTTCGTACGGATCTAGACCCAGTTGTCGAGATTCATGGGGATGCACGCCTGGTGGGCTCAACAAACTTTGCAACTGCTTTGTCGCAGAATGGTGTAGAGGTTAGTACTGTTGAGCATTTGCTTTCTGCTATGGCTGGTCTAGGGGTTGATAATGCTTATGTTGAGGTAAGCGCTAGCGAGATTCCATTAATGGATGGTAGTGCGAGCCCTTTCGTTTTCTTGTTGCAGTCAGCAGGATTGGAAGCGCAAAATGCGCCGAAGAAATTTATTCGCGTTAAAAAACCAATTCGCATCGAAGATGGCGATAAGTATGCTTCTCTTGAGCCGCATACAGGTTTTAGATTGTCATTCAAGATTGATTTTGAGCACCCAGCTATTGGTGAAGATGTTCAAACGACGACACTCGATTTCTCGACCACTACCTTTGTTAAAGAGATCAGTCGTGCACGCACATTTGGTTTTATGAAAGACATCGAATACTTCAAAACGAATAATCTTGCGCGTGGTGCGAACATGGAAAATGCCATCGTACTAGACGACTATCGTGTATTGAATGAAGAAGGTTTGCGTTACCGTGATGAGCTTGTTCGTCACAAGATTTTGGATGCAATTGGTGATCTTTATCTTCTAGGTCATAGCTTGATTGGTGAGTATAAAGCTTACAAGTCAGGTCATGGTCTGAACAATAAGCTTTTATTGGCGCTTCTTGAGCAGCCAGAGGCTTGGGAATACGTTGTATTCGAAGATGAAGCACAAGAAAATCCTGTGTCATACGTTGAGCCCGCTTTCGTTGGTGCTTAA
- the secA gene encoding preprotein translocase subunit SecA produces MLGTVIKKIVGTKNDREVKRYKKVVTQINQLEESFKLLSDDDLSAKTGDFRERIEQGASLDSILPEAFATVREGSRRVMGMRHFDVQLIGGMVLNEGRIAEMRTGEGKTLVATLAVYLNALSSKGVHVVTVNDYLAKRDANWMRPLYEFLDMSVGVVFSGQEREDKKAAYLSDITYGTNNEFGFDYLRDNMVFRLEDRVQRDLNFSVVDEVDSILIDEARTPLIISGAVEDSSEQYRKINALAGLLIPHVEADEGEEGQGGHYVLDESQRSIELTEEGHGFVESWLVEQGMLEEGESLYAASNLALLHHVHACLKAHVIFKKNVDYVIQGDQIVIVDEHTGRTMAGRRWSEGIHQAVEAKEGVTIQAESQTLASTTFQNYFRLYEKLSGMTGTADTEAFEFQQIYALQVIVIPTNRQVQRKDYNDLIYMSTQDKFEAIVVDIEDNVKQGRPVLVGTASIEYSELLSNYLNKKNVKHNVLNAKQHEREAEIVAEAGRPGAVTIATNMAGRGTDIVLGGNLQVELDQLGESASEEQIAALKEDWQGRNDAVLAAGGLHIIGTERHESRRIDNQLRGRAGRQGDVGSSRFYLSLEDNLMRIFMSDRIKKMMVALGMEKGEAIEHKMVSNAIEKAQRKVEGRNFDIRKQLLEYDDVANDQRQVIYRQRFDMMVSEDLSEAIAAMREEVVTGVIDEFIPPQSIFDMWDVAGLEEKIRNEFSLTIPVSQWLEEDKKLYEEPLRQKVLDCFVADYQAKEEVAGAEQFRSFEKQVLLQVLDTLWKEHLQTMDMLRQGIHLRGYAQKNPKQEYKREAFELFQGLMEQIKFEVVQIITRVKVQSADEAEKIELARKEQEAKMQMNMVHNSVDSLADSAEGGATNSAQNVPKVGRNEPCPCGSGKKYKQCHGKLV; encoded by the coding sequence ATGTTAGGAACTGTAATTAAAAAAATTGTCGGTACTAAGAATGACCGAGAAGTAAAACGTTACAAGAAAGTTGTGACACAGATTAATCAGCTTGAAGAAAGCTTTAAATTATTATCGGACGATGACTTATCCGCTAAAACGGGTGATTTTCGTGAACGGATTGAGCAGGGCGCGTCACTGGATTCTATTTTGCCAGAAGCGTTTGCAACCGTTCGTGAAGGCAGTCGTCGAGTGATGGGTATGCGTCACTTTGATGTTCAGTTGATTGGCGGTATGGTTCTGAATGAAGGCCGTATTGCCGAGATGCGTACTGGTGAAGGTAAAACACTAGTAGCAACCTTAGCTGTCTATCTAAATGCTTTGAGTTCAAAAGGTGTTCACGTTGTTACGGTCAATGACTATTTGGCAAAACGTGATGCTAATTGGATGAGACCGCTTTATGAGTTTCTAGACATGAGTGTCGGTGTGGTTTTCTCTGGGCAAGAAAGAGAAGACAAAAAAGCGGCTTACCTTAGTGATATTACCTATGGTACGAATAACGAATTTGGTTTTGACTATTTACGAGACAACATGGTGTTCCGTCTGGAAGACCGAGTGCAGCGTGATTTGAATTTCTCTGTGGTGGATGAAGTTGACTCCATCTTGATTGATGAAGCGCGTACGCCTTTGATTATATCGGGTGCGGTTGAAGACAGTTCAGAGCAATATCGTAAAATTAATGCTTTGGCAGGCTTGCTTATCCCTCATGTTGAAGCGGATGAAGGTGAAGAGGGACAAGGCGGACATTATGTGCTTGATGAGTCTCAGCGAAGCATTGAATTAACTGAAGAAGGTCATGGTTTTGTTGAGTCTTGGTTGGTTGAACAGGGTATGTTGGAAGAAGGTGAGAGCCTTTATGCCGCCTCTAATCTAGCCTTACTTCATCATGTTCATGCTTGTTTGAAAGCGCATGTCATTTTCAAAAAGAACGTGGATTATGTGATTCAAGGTGACCAAATTGTCATCGTTGATGAGCACACTGGCCGAACCATGGCTGGGCGTCGCTGGTCTGAAGGTATTCATCAGGCGGTTGAAGCAAAAGAAGGTGTGACGATTCAGGCAGAGAGTCAAACTTTGGCATCGACTACCTTCCAAAATTATTTCCGCTTGTATGAAAAGCTGTCTGGAATGACGGGAACAGCGGATACGGAAGCATTTGAATTTCAGCAAATTTATGCTCTGCAAGTGATTGTGATCCCGACCAACCGTCAGGTTCAGCGTAAGGATTATAACGATCTCATCTATATGTCGACTCAAGACAAATTTGAAGCCATTGTCGTGGATATCGAAGACAATGTGAAGCAGGGCCGACCAGTTTTGGTTGGTACAGCGTCGATTGAGTATTCTGAGTTACTGTCGAATTATCTAAACAAGAAAAACGTCAAGCACAACGTTTTGAATGCTAAGCAGCATGAGCGTGAAGCTGAAATTGTGGCGGAAGCGGGTCGACCTGGCGCTGTGACGATCGCGACTAACATGGCAGGTCGTGGTACGGATATTGTGTTGGGCGGTAACTTGCAGGTTGAGTTGGATCAACTTGGTGAGTCTGCTTCAGAAGAACAGATTGCAGCATTAAAAGAGGATTGGCAAGGTCGTAATGATGCCGTGTTGGCGGCCGGTGGCTTGCATATTATTGGTACCGAGCGTCATGAGTCTCGTCGCATCGATAATCAGCTGCGTGGACGTGCTGGACGCCAAGGTGACGTTGGTTCTTCTCGTTTTTACTTGTCACTAGAAGACAATTTAATGCGTATCTTTATGTCTGACCGCATCAAGAAAATGATGGTGGCCTTAGGCATGGAAAAAGGTGAAGCGATAGAGCATAAGATGGTCTCAAATGCCATTGAAAAAGCGCAGCGTAAAGTGGAAGGTCGTAACTTTGATATTCGTAAGCAGTTGCTAGAATACGATGATGTTGCCAACGACCAGCGTCAGGTAATTTACCGTCAGCGCTTTGATATGATGGTGTCTGAAGATTTGTCTGAAGCCATTGCAGCGATGCGTGAAGAGGTTGTTACTGGGGTAATTGATGAGTTCATTCCGCCTCAAAGTATCTTTGATATGTGGGATGTGGCAGGGCTAGAAGAAAAAATTCGTAATGAATTCAGCTTGACGATTCCCGTATCACAATGGCTTGAAGAAGATAAGAAATTGTATGAAGAGCCATTGCGTCAAAAGGTTCTTGATTGCTTTGTAGCAGACTATCAAGCAAAAGAAGAGGTAGCGGGTGCTGAGCAATTCCGCTCTTTTGAAAAGCAGGTTTTATTGCAAGTTCTGGATACATTGTGGAAAGAGCACTTGCAGACGATGGATATGCTGAGACAAGGCATTCACCTTCGAGGCTATGCTCAAAAAAATCCTAAGCAGGAATATAAGCGTGAAGCGTTTGAGTTGTTCCAAGGTTTGATGGAGCAAATCAAATTTGAAGTGGTGCAAATTATTACTAGAGTGAAGGTTCAATCTGCTGATGAAGCAGAGAAGATTGAGCTGGCTCGAAAAGAGCAAGAAGCGAAAATGCAGATGAATATGGTTCATAACTCTGTTGATTCTCTTGCTGACTCAGCGGAAGGTGGGGCGACAAATTCAGCTCAAAATGTACCTAAAGTGGGTCGTAATGAGCCTTGTCCTTGTGGTTCGGGTAAAAAATATAAACAGTGTCACGGTAAACTGGTGTAA
- the argJ gene encoding bifunctional glutamate N-acetyltransferase/amino-acid acetyltransferase ArgJ has product MAVGLQDFPAIPEIDGVRIGVAEAGIKKLNKKDVVLFEVCEGASVASVFTQNAFCAAPVRVCRSHLAQTNARYLLINTGNANAGTGQPGVENALKTCQALAEQAGVSVESVLPFSTGVIGEPLPADKIIEAIPAALSSLSSANWADAGLGIMTTDTLPKGSCREFEFEGKTYRIGGISKGAGMIRPNMATMLGYVCTDVAIAPDLLQQLLKKATDKSFNRITVDSDTSTNDACIVIATGKAGNEMIASLETPLAQAFEDAFTDVMQELAHAIVRDGEGATKFVTVEVIGAKQTDDATKTAFEIAHSPLVKTALFASDPNWGRILAVVGRAGVAGLDVDRVQLHINGFEIARDGGRSPDYLEEHGVQAMAPEDIHILVNLGMGDSADTVWTTDFSHEYVTINAEYRT; this is encoded by the coding sequence ATGGCTGTTGGCTTGCAGGATTTTCCGGCTATCCCTGAGATTGATGGGGTGAGAATTGGCGTTGCGGAAGCAGGTATTAAAAAGCTCAACAAAAAAGATGTTGTGCTCTTTGAAGTGTGTGAAGGTGCGAGTGTCGCTAGTGTTTTTACTCAGAATGCATTTTGTGCGGCGCCAGTTCGTGTCTGTCGATCTCATTTGGCGCAAACAAATGCGCGCTATTTATTGATCAATACAGGTAATGCTAATGCTGGTACCGGCCAGCCTGGTGTTGAAAATGCTTTGAAGACTTGTCAGGCATTGGCGGAGCAAGCTGGCGTGTCAGTTGAATCTGTTTTGCCCTTTTCAACCGGCGTGATTGGTGAGCCGTTGCCAGCGGATAAGATCATTGAGGCCATTCCAGCGGCATTGTCTAGCTTGTCTTCGGCTAATTGGGCTGATGCAGGGCTGGGTATCATGACGACCGATACTTTGCCGAAGGGCTCGTGTCGTGAGTTTGAATTTGAAGGTAAAACATATCGAATTGGTGGTATCTCAAAGGGGGCGGGTATGATCCGTCCTAATATGGCTACCATGTTAGGTTACGTCTGTACTGATGTGGCAATTGCGCCTGACTTATTGCAGCAATTATTGAAAAAAGCGACAGACAAAAGTTTTAATCGCATCACTGTAGACAGTGATACCTCTACTAATGACGCTTGTATTGTCATTGCCACTGGTAAAGCGGGTAATGAAATGATTGCTTCGTTGGAAACGCCGCTGGCGCAAGCGTTTGAAGATGCATTTACTGACGTGATGCAAGAGCTGGCTCATGCCATTGTTCGTGATGGTGAAGGAGCGACTAAGTTTGTCACGGTAGAGGTGATCGGAGCAAAGCAAACTGATGATGCGACTAAGACTGCGTTCGAGATTGCTCATTCTCCTTTGGTAAAAACGGCCTTGTTTGCTTCGGATCCTAATTGGGGTCGTATTTTAGCGGTAGTGGGCCGTGCTGGTGTGGCTGGTTTGGATGTTGATCGAGTACAGCTTCACATTAACGGTTTTGAGATTGCGCGTGATGGTGGGCGCTCTCCAGATTATCTAGAAGAGCACGGAGTGCAGGCGATGGCACCAGAAGACATTCATATCTTGGTAAATTTAGGGATGGGTGATTCTGCAGACACGGTTTGGACGACGGATTTTTCTCATGAGTATGTCACCATTAATGCTGAGTATCGTACCTGA
- the mutT gene encoding 8-oxo-dGTP diphosphatase MutT → MLIKVAVGLILRDEQVFIALRHASQHQGGLWEFPGGKCEASEAADVALARELQEECGIQVEACEHFDTIAHDYGDKQVELIFFKVTDFTGEPSGSEGQEIRWVSITELADYDFPEANVPIVKALMSDC, encoded by the coding sequence ATGTTGATTAAAGTCGCTGTTGGTTTGATATTGCGTGATGAGCAAGTATTTATTGCATTGCGTCATGCTTCACAGCATCAAGGCGGGCTTTGGGAGTTTCCTGGTGGTAAATGTGAAGCGTCTGAAGCGGCTGATGTGGCCTTGGCTCGTGAGCTCCAAGAGGAATGTGGTATACAGGTTGAGGCCTGTGAGCATTTTGATACGATTGCGCATGATTATGGTGATAAGCAAGTAGAGCTGATTTTCTTCAAAGTTACTGACTTTACTGGTGAGCCTTCTGGTTCAGAAGGTCAAGAGATTCGCTGGGTGTCGATCACTGAGTTGGCGGATTACGATTTTCCTGAGGCGAATGTGCCTATTGTTAAAGCATTAATGTCAGATTGTTAA
- a CDS encoding response regulator — translation MSTYAVISDLSFLLVEPSETQRKIITKALEDAGIKQIEYASNIEETISTLSNFPPDLVISSMYLPDGSANELIDRIRSNQATEEQCFMLISSESNRNYLEHLKQSGVLAILPKPFNQKDLKRAIHATLDLIVEEEIDLEMFDPKSLRVLVTDDSLMARKHVSKTLNTMGIEDIEFAENGREAIERLNESEFDLIVTDYNMPEMDGRELTEAVRQNPEIAHIPILMVSSNSEDSQLSNITQEGVDAVCGKPFEPNTVRQLLAQILN, via the coding sequence ATGAGCACATATGCAGTCATCAGCGATTTATCCTTTCTCCTTGTTGAACCGTCTGAAACACAACGAAAAATCATCACAAAAGCATTAGAAGATGCCGGCATTAAGCAAATTGAATATGCCAGCAACATAGAAGAAACCATCTCAACTCTATCCAACTTTCCGCCGGACCTCGTTATTTCCTCTATGTATTTACCTGATGGCTCGGCAAACGAATTAATTGATAGAATTCGTAGCAATCAAGCCACAGAAGAGCAATGCTTCATGCTGATTTCCAGCGAAAGCAACCGCAACTATTTAGAGCACTTGAAACAATCTGGCGTATTGGCCATTTTACCCAAACCTTTCAATCAAAAAGACTTAAAACGTGCCATTCACGCCACTCTCGACCTCATCGTTGAAGAGGAAATTGATTTAGAAATGTTTGACCCGAAAAGCTTACGCGTTCTGGTCACAGACGACAGCTTGATGGCAAGAAAGCACGTTAGTAAAACACTGAACACCATGGGCATAGAAGACATTGAATTTGCGGAGAATGGCCGTGAAGCAATTGAACGGCTTAATGAATCAGAGTTTGATCTAATTGTGACCGATTACAACATGCCAGAAATGGATGGTCGAGAACTCACTGAAGCTGTCAGACAAAATCCTGAGATCGCCCACATCCCAATCTTGATGGTGAGCTCAAACTCAGAAGACAGTCAACTTTCAAACATTACTCAAGAAGGCGTTGATGCCGTCTGTGGTAAACCTTTTGAGCCCAATACTGTCCGTCAACTGCTGGCTCAAATTCTTAACTAA
- the ppiC gene encoding peptidylprolyl isomerase PpiC, with product MPTASACHILVKTKAEAASIKNKLDKGADFHKLAKQFSTCPSGKKGGDLGEFHKGDMVPAFDKAVFGGPLLKVQGPVKTQFGFHLIKVLYRN from the coding sequence ATGCCAACGGCGAGTGCATGTCACATTTTGGTTAAAACGAAAGCAGAAGCAGCTTCTATCAAGAATAAATTGGATAAGGGTGCGGATTTTCATAAGTTGGCAAAACAGTTTTCGACTTGCCCTTCTGGAAAAAAAGGTGGCGATCTTGGTGAGTTCCACAAAGGTGATATGGTGCCAGCGTTTGATAAGGCTGTGTTTGGTGGGCCTTTATTAAAGGTTCAAGGTCCTGTGAAAACTCAGTTCGGCTTCCATTTGATCAAAGTGTTGTATCGAAACTAA
- a CDS encoding TIGR01244 family sulfur transferase, which produces MTVPVQLDDHYFVTPQISVEDLAALKAQGFSLIVNNRPDGEAEDQPSAQSLKEAAEAMGFEYAWNPIELPKLAQSHVDLQGNVLSESKKTLAFCRTGTRSSVLWVLLENGKGRNYSDLVAEVSAKGFDLSRCAPSMAPLVKG; this is translated from the coding sequence ATGACAGTGCCAGTACAATTAGATGACCATTATTTCGTAACGCCGCAGATTTCGGTGGAAGACTTAGCGGCGTTAAAAGCGCAAGGTTTTAGCTTGATTGTTAATAATCGACCGGATGGTGAGGCAGAAGATCAGCCGTCCGCCCAGTCGCTTAAAGAAGCGGCTGAAGCAATGGGCTTTGAGTATGCATGGAACCCAATTGAACTGCCTAAATTGGCTCAGTCTCATGTTGATCTACAGGGTAACGTTTTATCAGAGTCAAAGAAGACGCTTGCATTTTGTCGTACCGGTACCCGTTCTTCTGTTTTGTGGGTGCTGTTAGAAAATGGCAAGGGACGAAATTATAGTGATCTTGTTGCTGAAGTGTCCGCAAAAGGTTTTGATTTGTCTCGTTGCGCGCCGTCTATGGCTCCTTTGGTTAAAGGCTAG
- a CDS encoding helix-turn-helix domain-containing protein, with product MVSRPSLETATASDPDRFVEPLELGKRVKKIRLAKGWTLEEVGKRTGIARSTLSKIENDQVSPSFTIVQKLINGLEMDLPQLFVEASDQSIAGRRDITRKGKGEPHPTATYEHELLNFSISRKKMVPFKTRVRARAFAEFKEWVRHDGEEFLLVLQGKVNFFSELYEPIELKEGDSVYYDATMGHAVTSLSAKDAEILWVVAR from the coding sequence ATGGTAAGTCGTCCGTCATTAGAAACTGCTACAGCGTCTGACCCAGATCGTTTTGTTGAGCCTTTGGAATTGGGTAAGCGAGTCAAAAAAATTCGTTTGGCAAAGGGTTGGACTCTCGAAGAAGTGGGAAAACGAACAGGAATTGCTCGATCTACTTTGTCAAAGATTGAGAATGACCAAGTTTCTCCTAGTTTTACCATAGTGCAAAAGCTCATTAATGGGTTAGAAATGGATTTACCTCAGCTGTTTGTTGAGGCCAGTGATCAATCCATTGCAGGGCGACGCGATATTACGCGCAAAGGAAAAGGAGAGCCTCATCCTACAGCCACTTATGAACATGAGTTGCTAAATTTTTCCATTAGTCGCAAAAAAATGGTGCCTTTTAAAACACGAGTAAGGGCCAGAGCCTTTGCTGAGTTTAAGGAGTGGGTGCGTCATGATGGTGAAGAGTTCTTGTTAGTGCTGCAGGGTAAAGTTAATTTTTTCTCTGAGCTCTATGAACCAATTGAATTAAAAGAAGGGGATAGCGTGTATTATGACGCCACTATGGGGCACGCGGTTACCTCTTTGTCAGCAAAGGATGCTGAAATATTGTGGGTAGTCGCCCGCTAA